One window from the genome of Lachancea thermotolerans CBS 6340 chromosome B complete sequence encodes:
- the MSH1 gene encoding mismatch repair ATPase MSH1 (similar to uniprot|P25846 Saccharomyces cerevisiae YHR120W MSH1 DNA-binding protein of the mitochondria involved in repair of mitochondrial DNA has ATPase activity and binds to DNA mismatches has homology to E. coli MutS transcription is induced during meiosis), protein MGRFLSYTKRLSIPNAGILGYCAARPKTGSLLSHLSGNIHQERRCFSSVPSTEKLTVPIEHGPGTANADASRLNIELGLPLDNKSIKRSNRGNRTIKNSLPPSLQYVRDTMDKYKDFVVLTQMGSFYELYFEHADIYAPKLNLTLTSREYAHGKVSFAGFPVQQVNRHLKVLVKELGYSVAIADQFKRTSAASNESNRFLRRVTRIVTPGTFLDEAFENLQENTYLLSIEFPESCVQKLVDINMKVGLCWCDISTGEIFVQQTLLKDTISAVARIGPREILLDEELFSFKLEEGEWYPEFVELKRFFIKYQKMPSNHRSMNTFRYLFNSGYLEGDFFRLENVLHDFSQKEVAALRNMLLYIEEHLPDTAVNLQEPQRQLTNSLMQIDSRSCSALEITSTMRANTKKGSLLSAIKRTVTPSGSRLLSQWLSAPSLDTAEIKRRQQLVTLFRNNHELTELLIRTLKQTYDMPRILQKFSFGKGDATELLQLSHSLQKAEFIGKSIKAKCRTKQGVLGNILSSVISPLEYDKQLIGRVLSSLDEDQLMKFTMLQSESESELCEKDQNLEKKDVDAFGESSLWVIRPGAGTRISELHGKHQELLKRRRELCNRFESTISDSVQVKGVQLRLRHTGEYGLYISATSTNIKLLCSLVKDGMLFRGSPLKILQKSSQSCWLDHRLWTELGQELEYIVMKIKREENIVISSFKKEFIKKSFSIRRVSQVLDYLDVLTSFAKLSTEKNLSCPVVDTSSDLDIKSGRHIVVEDGLLSKSLQKFTSNDCRLEASNLWVITGPNMGGKSTFLRQIAIIVIMAQIGSYVPCESAKIGVVDKIFSRIGSADDLYNQMSTFMVEMTETGYILKGATKRSLAILDEIGRGTSGKEGISLAYAALKYLVDRNQCRSLFATHFGQELKTLVDNHCDEAVRKKISYYRSGVYDTGGDDFCYDHSLTPGICNNSDAIRVAMRAGFPKEALDNARKALKLSDT, encoded by the coding sequence ATGGGACGCTTCCTAAGTTACACCAAAAGGCTCTCGATTCCTAATGCTGGGATCCTAGGATATTGCGCTGCTCGCCCTAAGACAGGAAGTCTTCTATCCCATCTCTCGGGGAACATACATCAGGAACGCCggtgcttttcttctgttCCCAGCACGGAGAAGCTGACTGTACCGATAGAGCATGGACCGGGTACCGCTAATGCGGATGCGAGCAGACTTAATATAGAATTGGGTCTTCCATTGGATAATAAGAGCATTAAGAGGAGCAACCGAGGCAATAGGACTATAAAAAATTCTCTACCGCCCTCGCTACAGTACGTTCGTGATACCATGGACAAATATAAAGACTTTGTGGTTTTGACGCAAATGGGGTCATTTTATGAATTATACTTTGAGCATGCAGACATCTACGCTCCCAAACTGAACTTGACTCTTACTAGTCGCGAATATGCTCATGGTAAAGTTTCATTCGCAGGATTTCCTGTACAACAAGTCAATAGACACCTGAAAGTATTGGTCAAAGAACTGGGTTATAGCGTAGCTATAGCTGATCAATTCAAGAGAACTTCAGCCGCCAGTAATGAAAGCAATAGATTTTTGAGACGAGTAACTCGGATTGTCACACCTGGAACTTTCCTGGACGAAGCATTCGAAAACTTACAGGAAAATACTTACCTTCTTAGTATTGAATTCCCGGAAAGCTGTGTGCAAAAACTTGTTGACATTAACATGAAGGTTGGGCTCTGCTGGTGCGATATTTCAACAGGTGAGATTTTTGTTCAGCAAACACTCTTAAAAGATACAATATCGGCTGTCGCTAGAATTGGACCTCGGGAGATCCtcttggatgaagagctgttctctttcaagctggaagaggGAGAGTGGTACCCTGAATTTGTGGAATTGAAGAGATTCTTCAtcaaatatcaaaaaatgCCCTCGAATCACAGAAGCATGAACACCTTCAGGTACCTTTTCAATAGTGGATATTTGGAGGGAGATTTTTTTCGGCTAGAAAATGTCTTACATgacttttctcaaaaagaggtTGCAGCCTTGAGAAATATGTTACTATACATTGAAGAACACTTACCTGATACTGCAGTTAACTTACAAGAGCCCCAGAGGCAGCTCACAAATTCGCTAATGCAAATTGACTCACGGTCGTGCTCTGCCCTGGAAATCACCTCAACAATGCGAGCTAACACGAAAAAAGGATCACTTCTTTCGGCAATAAAGCGCACGGTAACGCCTTCAGGAAGCAGACTCTTATCACAGTGGCTTTCTGCTCCTTCTTTAGATACGGCGGAAATCAAGCGCAGGCAGCAGCTTGTGACTTTATTTCGAAATAATCATGAGTTGACGGAACTTCTTATCAGGACACTCAAGCAAACTTACGATATGCCGCgcattcttcaaaagttttctTTCGGTAAAGGAGACGCCACTGAATTATTGCAGCTATCACATTCTTTGCAAAAGGCTGAATTTATTGGGAAGTCCATAAAAGCTAAATGTCGCACCAAACAGGGCGTTCTTGGAAACATTTTGAGTTCCGTCATAAGTCCTTTAGAATATGACAAACAGCTGATAGGAAGagtgctttcttctctggATGAAGACCAGTTAATGAAATTCACGATGCTTCAATCTGAGTCTGAATCTGAACTTTGTGAAAAAGaccaaaatcttgaaaagaaagatgTTGACGCCTTTGGTGAATCAAGCCTTTGGGTTATTCGGCCTGGCGCGGGCACCAGAATTTCAGAATTGCATGGCAAACATCAGGAGCTGCTAAAGAGGCGGCGAGAGCTGTGCAATCGGTTCGAGTCAACTATATCAGATAGCGTTCAAGTTAAAGGTGTTCAGTTGAGGCTAAGGCATACTGGCGAATACGGACTGTACATTTCAGCGACTTCTACCAATATTAAATTGCTTTGCAGTTTAGTGAAGGACGGAATGCTCTTTCGAGGCAGCCCTCTCAAGATTTTGCAGAAGTCCTCTCAAAGCTGCTGGTTGGACCACAGATTATGGACTGAGCTGGGCCAGGAGCTGGAGTATATTGTTatgaagatcaagagaGAAGAAAACATAGTGATAAGCTCGTTCAAAAAGGAATTTAtaaaaaagagcttctctATACGACGCGTTTCTCAAGTTTTAGACTATCTCGATGTTCTCACTTCCTTTGCCAAACTCTCGACTGAGAAAAATCTTTCCTGCCCTGTTGTTGATACTAGTTCTGACTTGGACATCAAAAGTGGTCGTCATATAGTGGTGGAAGACGGATTGCTCTCTAAATCTTTGCAAAAATTTACCTCAAATGATTGTCGACTAGAAGCTAGCAATCTTTGGGTTATAACAGGACCAAATATGGGGGGCAAATCGACGTTTCTCAGGCAAATTGCAATAATTGTTATTATGGCCCAAATTGGTTCTTATGTCCCTTGTGAGTCAGCTAAAATTGGTGTAGTAGATAAAATCTTCAGCCGGATAGGTTCAGCAGATGACTTGTACAATCAAATGAGTACTTTTATGGTTGAAATGACTGAGACGGGCTACATTCTTAAAGGCGCTACCAAAAGATCACTAGCTATCTTGGATGAAATAGGGCGAGGCACGAGTGGCAAGGAAGGGATTAGTCTTGCGTATGCGGCTTTGAAATATCTTGTCGATAGAAATCAATGCAGATCGCTATTTGCCACTCATTTCGGTCAAGAGCTGAAAACGCTTGTTGATAATCATTGTGATGAGGCAGttcgaaaaaaaatatCGTACTATAGATCTGGAGTTTATGACACAGGCGGAGATGATTTCTGTTACGATCATAGTCTCACCCCTGGAATATGTAACAACTCTGATGCAATAAGAGTTGCAATGAGAGCAGGATTTCCTAAGGAGGCACTAGATAACGCccgaaaagctttgaaactCTCTGATACTTAA
- the NAF1 gene encoding RNA-binding snoRNP assembly protein (some similarities with uniprot|P53919 Saccharomyces cerevisiae YNL124W) — MCVDTFSKALLNPEEKPTGIEDNVDVGEISSDEEAENVTHSAEATAAVEESERTSSGESSMLNGAHEVSKSQVSEELPSLDAGEGSSSSEDEDSDDSSSSSSKEEGFLIDGLDEEDEEGDTVHGPIKSKNELNEEPIFEIPEDFELGPDTPIREIGFIKSAFDYNIIVQSVSSAEQRVLKENSLLCLEDRQILGPLCEVFGPLQSPFYRVLLPKSKNEQFEALRSKAGAKVFYVAPEAHWLDTFELKRMRGTDASNGFDEELPEDEQEFSDDEKEAEFKKLKKNSRKRKNENATNVGPIPSKKSVNSAHSKPKPRQVASAAFEYASSSSSYKPRNERQHETSRSTSAISQSQGSYPQQQHVPTPQPQYASQQTFGYPQQVYASHQMYSPPPQPAVQQFGNPFTHPYSQYPQMLPPQHLMPHPQHLPQHPQGQFPGSYPYTQAQSPPQQPVAAQTQNMDQVLQLQQILMNQQRQHQNQSQ; from the coding sequence ATGTGTGTTGACACGTTTTCGAAAGCCTTGCTAAACCCTGAGGAAAAGCCCACTGGCATCGAAGACAATGTTGATGTTGGTGAAATTAGTAGCGATGAGGAAGCTGAAAATGTGACACATTCGGCTGAAGCAACAGCTGCAGTCGAAGAGTCAGAAAGGACTTCTAGTGGAGAGAGCTCAATGTTGAACGGGGCTCACGAAGTTAGCAAGTCGCAGGTCTCTGAAGAGCTACCGTCGTTAGATGCAGGCGAAggttcttcatcatccgAAGATGAGGACTCAGATGACAGTTCTTCGAGCTCCAGTAAAGAAGAGGGCTTTTTAATAGACGGAttagatgaagaagatgaggaggGCGATACAGTCCATGGTCCTATCAAGTCAAAAAACGAACTCAATGAAGAGcccatctttgaaatcccTGAAGACTTCGAGCTTGGCCCAGATACGCCTATTCGGGAAATTGGCTTTATAAAATCAGCATTTGACTACAACATAATCGTACAATCAGTGAGCTCGGCTGAACAACGCGTTCTCAAGGAGAACTCTTTGCTATGTTTGGAGGACCGGCAGATCCTTGGTCCTCTCtgtgaagtttttggcccCCTCCAATCTCCATTTTACAGAGTACTACTTCCTAAAAGTAAGAATGAACAGTTTGAAGCACTGCGGAGTAAGGCGGGGGCAAAAGTTTTCTATGTTGCGCCTGAAGCGCATTGGCTAGACACTTTCGAACTAAAACGTATGAGAGGAACTGACGCATCTAACGGGTTTGATGAGGAACTTCCAGAGGATGAACAAGAGTTCTCCGATGACGAGAAGGAAGCGGAGTTCAAGAAATTAAAGAAAAATTCCAGGAAAAGGAAAAACGAAAATGCAACTAACGTGGGTCCAATtccttccaaaaaaagcgtTAACAGTGCGCATTCTAAGCCCAAGCCAAGACAAGTGGCTTCGGCAGCTTTTGAATACGCTTCATCCTCCTCATCATACAAGCCTCGCAATGAACGTCAACATGAGACTAGTCGCTCCACGTCTGCTATTTCTCAGTCGCAAGGTAGCTACCCTCAACAGCAGCATGTGCCTACTCCTCAGCCGCAGTATGCCTCACAACAAACTTTTGGGTATCCGCAACAAGTTTACGCGTCTCACCAAATGTACTCCCCTCCACCTCAACCGGCTGTTCAGCAATTTGGGAATCCTTTCACCCATCCATATTCTCAGTACCCTCAAATGCTCCCTCCTCAACATCTTATGCCTCATCCTCAGCATCTACCCCAGCATCCCCAAGGTCAGTTTCCTGGGTCTTATCCCTACACGCAAGCGCAATCGCCCCCACAACAACCAGTAGCGGCACAAACACAAAACATGGATCAGGTCTTACAGCTCCAGCAAATTCTCATGAACCAACAAAGACagcatcaaaatcaatcaCAATAG
- the SPC98 gene encoding Spc98p (similar to uniprot|P53540 Saccharomyces cerevisiae YNL126W SPC98 Component of the microtubule- nucleating Tub4p (gamma-tubulin) complex interacts with Spc110p at the spindle pole body (SPB) inner plaque and with Spc72p at the SPB outer plaque), producing MELENEVSLVISELVSTSLPLALLRPLIKDIIAILNSPAASGEGVSMILKKYRGLADIGQENLPKWQKLENVLRLIASSSSSEEALAYVRFVRTVLDEAPQRSPFNGPAPPLSFNSLEKHDSIMTPVKNTLAYAESFENIDRYSDRRSILSSAYRGNLRETKNTTSLASLSNPYYSGVPSEEEILKSVPYTLLATTSHLFKFDKGSVHIPDNVPNGESGILHMLFEVALLYQYLQKRVEDYKASGTLSPLKTAFIAHINTQLHHYMSTVNTLSKNPQIQSLRALYIEIHHFIFEFRIYHSFITNLQSLRGDQLLSQMHNLKNHGDVLVKEISTSAYQSLATLYYEYVINWLTRGQLEAHQEFFVEVVPSSQHNATALQYSAEKVPSFLPKLTADEIFMIGKTRVFLERDCKEIQWVNDSSQKFSSIYRSLNGEGSTEFQSVVHSHYVEVISFCRKALEEKYAFSGVLGLLKNVLLMGKGDFIDQMIQNSSEFLQEPSVSLPSYKLTRCLQESIKKSSLKKFLQKPYLNSIVNGIDARVLEMGSGSIGWDVFTLDYLPAKPLTFVLDFNHNGGRKEYLRLFNFLWRIKKNNFFFQEQWLRNNSLMRDFKRLRRNQPLVRDVMKKMDKINTLKHNVQHFNRKIEAYCFQSIIDKNFRNLQKKLSMEKPGSETQVNVTVLKSGLKVASGILRPQSQLLHQLGVKRESSSCHNMQYTIDELKEMHDHYLQAMLGHELLDSSNKHKKLGTFTNQHYPSSLIVILGEIFEFILQYSELNELVHELLIQLSLQNEDGISALLSRLNELLGKVVSRYRWIQKTCYYFIKDLKADGDTELFSVSRILR from the coding sequence ATGGAACTAGAGAATGAGGTTTCGCTTGTGATTAGCGAATTGGTTTCCACAAGCCTTCCTTTGGCTCTTTTAAGACCTCTTATAAAAGACATAATAGCCATATTAAACTCACCAGCCGCCAGCGGAGAAGGGGTCTctatgattttgaaaaagtacaGAGGTCTAGCTGATATCGGCCAGGAGAATCTACCTAAGTGGcaaaagttggaaaatgttCTAAGGTTAATTGCTAGTTCATCTAGCAGCGAAGAGGCTTTGGCGTACGTGAGGTTTGTACGCACTGTGTTGGATGAAGCACCGCAGCGTTCGCCCTTCAACGGGCCAGCGCCCCCACTTAGCTTCAACTCTCTAGAAAAACATGATAGCATTATGACGCCTGTAAAGAATACACTGGCTTACGCAGAGtcatttgaaaatatcGATCGCTATTCTGACAGGAGGTCTATTTTGTCGTCAGCTTACCGGGGCAACTTACGAGAGACTAAAAACACAACGTCGCTTGCAAGTCTTTCTAACCCATATTACAGTGGTGTTCCAtccgaggaagaaattttAAAGTCCGTGCCATACACCTTGCTAGCGACAACTTCTCATTTATTCAAATTCGATAAAGGAAGCGTACACATCCCAGACAATGTTCCAAACGGTGAAAGCGGGATACTTCACATGCTTTTCGAAGTGGCGCTGCTTTACCAATATTTACAGAAGCGCGTCGAAGACTATAAAGCGTCAGGCACGCTCTCCCCCCTCAAAACTGCTTTTATTGCTCACATTAATACACAACTTCACCACTACATGAGTACGGTGAACACGCTTTCTAAAAATCCACAAATACAGTCGTTAAGAGCCCTGTATATTGAGATTCACCatttcatttttgaatttcgcATTTACCATAGTTTCATTACAAATCTTCAATCATTGAGAGGAGACCAGCTTTTGTCACAAATGCAtaacttgaaaaatcaCGGAGATGTTCTCGTAAAGGAAATATCAACATCCGCTTACCAATCGCTGGCGACCCTATACTACGAATACGTCATCAATTGGCTAACCCGAGGGCAGCTTGAGGCACATCAGGAATTTTTTGTGGAAGTTGTGCCTTCTTCGCAACACAACGCAACAGCTCTTCAATATTCAGCAGAAAAagttccttcttttttacCAAAACTAACTGCGGATGAAATATTCATGATTGGCAAGACCcgtgtttttcttgagagagaTTGCAAAGAAATACAATGGGTTAACGACAGTAGTCAAAAGTTCTCATCCATTTACCGCTCTTTGAATGGCGAAGGTTCCACGGAGTTTCAAAGTGTTGTTCATTCGCACTACGTTGAAGTAATCTCATTTTGCCGGAAAGCTCTCGAAGAGAAATACGCTTTTTCTGGCGTGCTTGGACTTTTAAAGAATGTTCTTCTTATGGGGAAAGGTGATTTCATAGACCAAATGATACAAAATTCTTCTGAGttccttcaagaaccttCCGTATCTCTGCCAAGCTACAAGCTGACTAGGTGTCTACAGGAATCCATTAAAAAATCatcattgaagaagtttctgCAAAAGCCATATCTAAATTCTATTGTTAACGGGATCGACGCTAGGGTTCTTGAAATGGGGAGCGGTTCAATCGGATGGGATGTCTTTACGCTCGACTACCTGCCGGCAAAACCCCTTACATTCGTCCTTGATTTCAATCACAATGGAGGAAGGAAGGAGTATCTCCGACTTTTTAACTTTTTGTGGAGAATAAAGAAGAataacttcttcttccaagagCAATGGTTGAGAAATAATTCATTGATGCGCGACTTTAAAAGACTGAGACGCAATCAACCTCTGGTGAGGGACGttatgaagaagatggaTAAGATCAATACATTAAAGCATAACGTACAGCACTTCAACAGGAAAATTGAAGCCTATTGCTTTCAATCAATAATTGATAAAAACTTCCgcaatcttcaaaaaaagctttctaTGGAAAAACCAGGTTCCGAAACCCAAGTTAATGTTACGGTTTTGAAAAGCGGATTAAAGGTTGCAAGCGGGATTTTGCGGCCCCAATCCCAACTTTTGCACCAACTAGGCGTAAAACGTGAAAGCAGTTCATGCCATAATATGCAATACACAATCGAtgaattgaaagaaatgCATGATCACTATCTCCAGGCGATGTTGGGCCATGAACTTTTAGACTCTTCTAATAAGCACAAAAAATTGGGAACTTTCACGAATCAACACTACCCCTCTAGCTTAATTGTGATCTTAGGggaaatttttgaatttattTTACAATACTCCGAGCTCAACGAACTTGTTCATGAGCTCCTCATCCAACTGAGTTTGCAAAACGAAGATGGGATATCAGCACTACTGTCGCGGCTGAACGAGCTCCTAGGAAAGGTTGTGAGCCGTTATAGGTGGATCCAAAAGACATGCTACTACTTCATAAAAGACCTGAAAGCGGATGGGGATACCGAGCTGTTCAGTGTCAGTAGAATTCTGCGTTAA